The following nucleotide sequence is from Geotrypetes seraphini chromosome 10, aGeoSer1.1, whole genome shotgun sequence.
AATACCCTTCCTCAAGTCACTAAACCCAGCCTTCAACCTGAAGTAATCGTACTTTTtcagccagtgcggcccagggaagccaaaaggttggacacccctgctttagaatttCTTGATtaaatgaaaatgtttttttttttttctttgttatttctgggccatagaccttagaagtccacccggtactgtgcttaggttccaaccacaggagttgccgttgaagctcactccgGCCTGCCCAGGCCATCTCCTGTTTGGAATTGAGGTCGTGAAAGTTTGCTCACTCATATTCTAATCagcgatcctctgtgttcatcccacactttttttgaattccgtcactgttttcctctcctgggagggcattccaggcatccaccaccctctccatgaaaaaaaatttcctaaatttactcttaagtctaccacccctcaacctcaatttatgtcctctagttttaccaaacccttttctggaaaagatttgttcctatattaatacctttcaaatatttaaatacctGTATCATAACACTCCCATCCCTCCTCTccatagaggtccttttactaaggcccgttaaccaatttagcgcatgctaatcgattaCTGTGTACTAAAGATTAGTGCCCGCTCAATgctatattctatgggcgccttagcatttagcatgcgctgctctttagctcatgctaaattgattaatgcgcgctaaatcggttagcacaccttagaaaaaggacccctttgGTCCTGCGAGTTCCCAGTTTTTTTCCACGCTATTTTACCTACAATACAAAAAAAACTAGAAACTGGCTAGacttaagtgtatagccctcgatggagactatgttgtttaacttgcttttttatcaaacttttcaGACCACCCTTGTAGTTCCTATTTATTTGTACTTTAAAATTGTAAACCACCGTGATACCACGGAGTGTGAAGGATGTataagaaaaacaagaaaatatatatataaactactCTGATCCTAGGAGACTTCCTTTGTGTATAATGTCTTTGCCAGGGAATACTAATATATTAGgctcctgggccaaccggaatcttagactcctctcccggtgcattctgggatatactagcagtggcctaagactccaattggccagatcccttaggtcaCTCCCATGGGGAATACTAATAAATTAGGCtcttgggccaaccagaatcttagacctctctcccagtgcattctgggatatattaggagtggcctaagactccaattggccagattccTTAAGCCTCCCCCATGGGGAATACTAATGAATTCTTCTGTGATGTGGATGACCAGGAATGTATCTTTCCCCATGCAGAACCACTTTTTAAGGAATTTATCAGTCACATATTTGAAAGTACAGACCatgaatttgaataaataaaatcttttccTTATGGGCAACCGATGCAGACTATGAAGCAAGGGAGAAATACATTATATATTGAATCCCTTAAATATGGCCACTATCttgaaataaaaaggaaaatgagAACAGGATACCTCGTATTTTagaaaagtatttttttgatAATTGCTTTTAGATATTCACTTCTGGATTATATGTGGATAATTATTTATTGAATGACATCTAATTCCCTCTTATAGTTTTTCTTAAGGCCCCCACCACATCACTGTTCCTTAATGTATAGATGAGAGGGTTCAGCATGGGAGTGAAGACAAAGTAGACCAGGGAAATGATTTTGTCTTTCTCAGACATCAATGAACGAGGTTTCATGTACACCCCAATGCCAGTACCATAGAATAGAATGACGACCGTCAAGTGGGAAGAGCAGGTAGAGAAGGCTTTGCGTCTTCCGTCTGCTGATTGGATTTTCATGATATTGACGATGATGTAGATGTATGTAAAGATAATTACAGAAATAGGAGAGATAAGTAGTAGCAGGCCTGAAACAAAAATCAGTAATTCAATTGGGTAGATATCAATACATGCCAGTCTAACCATTGTAATAAATTCACACATGAAGTGGTTGACTCTGTTGTATCCACAGAAAGGCAAAGTCAATACCCAAACCATGGGTATCATTGATATCATGAAGCCAGTTATCCATGTACCGACTGCTAACTTCACACATACTAACTTGTTCATGATGGATGTGTAACTCAAGGGATAGCATATTGCAATATATCGGTCACATGCCATGACCATGAGAAGGATGCACTCCACCACTCCAAAGGAGAGACTGATATACATTTGTACCACACATCCACCAAATGAAATTGTCTT
It contains:
- the LOC117368623 gene encoding olfactory receptor 13C9-like, translated to MESENQTKVTEFVLLGLTDRPDIALILFLVVLLLYLVILSTNALIIIVICMNPNLHVPMYFFLCNLSSLDICYTSSSIPRMLKDIISEKKTISFGGCVVQMYISLSFGVVECILLMVMACDRYIAICYPLSYTSIMNKLVCVKLAVGTWITGFMISMIPMVWVLTLPFCGYNRVNHFMCEFITMVRLACIDIYPIELLIFVSGLLLLISPISVIIFTYIYIIVNIMKIQSADGRRKAFSTCSSHLTVVILFYGTGIGVYMKPRSLMSEKDKIISLVYFVFTPMLNPLIYTLRNSDVVGALRKTIRGN